One Antarctobacter heliothermus DNA segment encodes these proteins:
- a CDS encoding helix-turn-helix domain-containing protein has translation MASFGELLGAEILEAREAQRLTQLALAQEVFDDENYVRRIGDYETGKVARPQAKVYRPICDFLGITSKTIGALKAQATDAKSVTDDELLTLRTEKGSLEQALSDLQTLTRAQLETLASRFELDKPYEASDGALIEFLTNTAQDYRALRAEVDAIDEGVKALSNLKTSAMAAFDSGDLDEVETLLSRVQEIAKDEAAKAAEIRADAALLRQRVDFARALLLDAADSFAIVDPLEPARRRLKYGAKFYYQGLRYGGDGLRIAVEFWEKCAHIAGREGSEILRGKALSNLGSALRNQGTRTDGPKGAALLEQAVSAYRSALEVRTREKHPEQWAMTQNNLASALRNQSSRAEGPESMALLEQAVSAYRAALEVRTIEKHPVQWAMTQNNFGVTLEVQATRMEDATRLAQAVMAFRAALEVYTRDVHPVDWAGAQSNLANSLATQGIRTDGPEGAALLAQAVTAYRATLEVRVRDVHPVYWAETQYNLASTEDAQAEHDTCTDPLPHLRAALDHVTAALEVYDPEHMPYDFGTATKLKTRLKEKLAALNTP, from the coding sequence ATGGCTTCTTTTGGGGAACTTCTGGGGGCCGAAATCCTCGAAGCGCGCGAAGCGCAGCGGCTGACACAACTCGCCCTCGCCCAAGAGGTCTTTGACGACGAAAACTACGTCCGCAGAATCGGCGACTATGAGACGGGCAAGGTCGCCCGACCGCAGGCCAAGGTCTATCGCCCGATCTGTGACTTTCTTGGAATCACCTCGAAAACCATCGGGGCGCTCAAGGCCCAAGCCACCGACGCCAAGTCCGTCACCGACGACGAGCTTCTGACTCTCCGCACCGAAAAAGGCTCTCTCGAACAGGCCCTGTCAGACCTGCAAACCCTCACCCGCGCGCAACTCGAAACCCTTGCCAGCCGGTTTGAACTGGACAAACCCTATGAGGCCAGCGACGGCGCGCTGATCGAATTCCTCACCAATACGGCTCAAGACTACCGCGCCCTGCGGGCCGAGGTCGACGCCATCGACGAGGGCGTAAAGGCGCTGTCAAACCTCAAGACCTCGGCCATGGCCGCCTTTGACAGCGGCGATCTGGATGAGGTCGAAACCCTCCTGTCCCGCGTGCAGGAAATCGCCAAGGACGAGGCCGCCAAGGCCGCAGAAATCCGCGCCGACGCCGCCCTGCTGCGACAACGTGTTGATTTTGCCCGCGCGCTGCTCCTCGACGCCGCCGACAGCTTTGCCATCGTCGACCCACTGGAACCCGCCCGCCGTCGCTTGAAATATGGCGCGAAGTTTTACTACCAAGGGCTGCGCTACGGTGGCGACGGGCTGCGGATCGCGGTAGAGTTCTGGGAAAAATGCGCCCATATCGCGGGACGGGAAGGCAGTGAAATCCTTCGCGGCAAAGCGCTTTCAAACCTAGGATCAGCGCTCCGAAACCAAGGCACCCGCACAGACGGCCCCAAGGGCGCGGCGCTTTTGGAGCAGGCGGTCAGCGCCTATCGCTCCGCGCTGGAGGTCCGCACCCGCGAAAAACATCCCGAACAATGGGCAATGACACAAAACAACCTCGCCTCAGCCCTCCGAAACCAGAGCAGTCGGGCCGAAGGCCCCGAAAGCATGGCGCTGCTCGAGCAGGCGGTCTCCGCCTATCGCGCCGCCCTCGAAGTGCGCACAATCGAAAAGCACCCCGTCCAGTGGGCGATGACGCAAAACAACTTTGGCGTTACCCTCGAAGTTCAGGCCACACGCATGGAAGACGCCACAAGGCTGGCACAGGCGGTTATGGCATTTCGCGCTGCATTGGAGGTGTATACCCGCGATGTACATCCGGTGGATTGGGCCGGCGCGCAGAGCAACCTCGCCAATTCGCTCGCAACCCAGGGCATCCGCACTGACGGCCCCGAAGGCGCAGCGCTGCTGGCGCAGGCGGTCACCGCCTACAGAGCAACACTCGAGGTCCGTGTCCGCGACGTACATCCCGTTTATTGGGCCGAAACACAGTACAACCTTGCCTCGACGGAAGATGCGCAGGCTGAGCA
- the tpiA gene encoding triose-phosphate isomerase produces the protein MRRKLAAGNWKMNGTKASLTELSAMATAADGAAEVLICPPATLIALAADTTPDIAIGGQDCHTAASGAHTGDLSAAQLADAGASYVILGHSERRADHGESDAQVRDKTRAAWEAGLTAVVCVGETLEQREHANTLDIIGGQLAGSIPDGATAHRLVVAYEPVWAIGTGKVPTLDQIAEVHGFIRARLERRFGAGVGRSTRILYGGSVKPSNAVEIFAVPNVDGALVGGASLKATDFGPIIEALNNAPMEA, from the coding sequence ATGCGACGCAAACTGGCCGCAGGCAACTGGAAAATGAACGGGACAAAGGCGTCTTTGACGGAACTGTCCGCAATGGCCACTGCCGCCGATGGCGCGGCAGAGGTGTTGATCTGTCCGCCCGCCACTTTGATTGCCCTTGCCGCCGACACGACCCCGGACATCGCCATCGGCGGGCAGGACTGCCACACCGCCGCCTCGGGCGCGCACACCGGCGACCTCTCCGCCGCCCAGCTTGCCGATGCCGGGGCCAGCTATGTGATCCTCGGCCACTCAGAGCGCCGCGCCGACCATGGTGAATCCGACGCCCAGGTCCGCGACAAGACCCGCGCCGCTTGGGAAGCCGGTCTGACAGCCGTTGTCTGCGTTGGTGAAACGCTGGAGCAGCGCGAGCACGCCAACACGCTGGACATCATCGGCGGACAGCTTGCCGGGTCGATCCCCGACGGCGCCACCGCCCACCGCCTTGTGGTGGCCTATGAGCCGGTCTGGGCCATCGGCACCGGCAAGGTGCCAACGCTTGACCAGATCGCCGAGGTCCACGGCTTTATCCGCGCCCGTCTGGAACGCCGCTTTGGCGCAGGCGTGGGCCGCTCCACCCGCATCCTCTATGGCGGCTCGGTCAAACCATCCAATGCGGTCGAGATCTTTGCCGTCCCCAACGTGGACGGCGCACTGGTCGGCGGAGCCTCCCTCAAAGCCACAGACTTCGGCCCCATCATCGAGGCCCTGAACAACGCCCCGATGGAGGCATAG
- a CDS encoding isopenicillin N synthase family dioxygenase — MIPRLDARKIAVRDDETLAALRQGAEESGFLTVRNTAITPARMRLVLAAYGAFFDLPEAEKRVVDMAATGSNRGWGAPQSERVDPNANPDYKQVFDCGFEVPGSDLSVYAPNLWPARPEGFHEVIAAYYRDALGVAMDLLRGIAEAIGEERGFFDDKFAQPMALLRGNYYPPRPDWAGEMDFGIAAHTDYGCLTLLGTDGVPGLEVLTPDGKWVAVAAQPGEFIINFGEMLEIWTKGRVKATPHRVRGSAQERISVPLFFNPGFETNVAPMGSGEVVRAGDHLSRRFNETYLHLNKG, encoded by the coding sequence ATGATCCCCAGACTGGATGCGCGCAAGATTGCGGTGCGGGATGACGAAACGCTGGCGGCGTTGCGGCAGGGCGCGGAAGAGAGCGGCTTTTTGACCGTGCGGAACACGGCGATCACACCTGCCCGGATGCGACTTGTGCTGGCGGCTTATGGCGCGTTTTTCGACCTGCCAGAGGCGGAAAAGCGTGTGGTGGACATGGCGGCGACGGGGTCGAACCGGGGCTGGGGCGCGCCGCAGAGCGAGCGGGTCGATCCAAACGCCAACCCCGATTACAAGCAGGTGTTCGATTGCGGGTTCGAAGTGCCGGGGTCGGATTTGTCGGTCTACGCGCCGAACCTGTGGCCGGCACGCCCTGAGGGGTTCCACGAGGTGATCGCGGCCTACTATCGCGATGCCCTGGGCGTGGCGATGGATCTGTTGCGCGGAATTGCCGAGGCGATTGGCGAGGAGCGCGGGTTCTTTGACGACAAGTTCGCACAACCCATGGCGCTGTTGCGCGGGAATTACTATCCGCCGCGTCCTGACTGGGCCGGGGAGATGGATTTCGGCATCGCGGCGCATACGGATTATGGCTGTCTGACGCTGCTGGGAACGGACGGGGTGCCGGGGCTGGAGGTGCTGACGCCGGACGGCAAGTGGGTGGCGGTTGCGGCGCAGCCCGGCGAGTTTATCATCAACTTTGGTGAGATGCTGGAGATCTGGACAAAGGGTCGGGTCAAGGCGACGCCGCACCGGGTGCGCGGCTCTGCGCAGGAGCGGATTTCGGTGCCGCTGTTTTTCAACCCGGGGTTTGAGACCAATGTGGCGCCGATGGGATCGGGCGAAGTTGTGCGGGCCGGGGATCATCTGTCGCGGCGGTTCAATGAGACCTATCTGCATTTGAACAAAGGGTAG
- a CDS encoding TfoX/Sxy family protein: MSVSPEEIAFAKDLFSGLGNITTRKMMGGLCLYHEGTIFAILHSDGGILLKGAGPFIDRLESMGCTRWTYTRKTGKSGAMPYWTLPGTALDDPEEAVALAREALRHL; encoded by the coding sequence GTGAGCGTCTCGCCCGAAGAGATTGCCTTTGCAAAGGATCTCTTTTCGGGCTTGGGGAACATCACCACCCGCAAGATGATGGGCGGCCTCTGCCTTTATCATGAGGGCACCATCTTTGCGATTCTGCACTCTGATGGCGGCATTCTTCTCAAGGGGGCCGGCCCTTTCATCGACCGGCTCGAATCCATGGGCTGCACCCGCTGGACCTATACCCGCAAGACCGGGAAAAGCGGGGCCATGCCCTACTGGACCCTGCCCGGCACGGCCCTCGACGATCCCGAAGAGGCGGTCGCCCTTGCCCGCGAAGCGCTGCGCCACCTCTGA
- a CDS encoding HesB/IscA family protein, with product MFGIPGQSPVTITPAAVRQIRKLMERDNRFGLKIGIKKGGCAGMEYTMDYVDAAETNDEVVEQDGARVLIAPMAQMFLFGTEIDYETALLESAFKFRNPNVTDACGCGESIKFKDVEELTAGQDAQG from the coding sequence ATGTTCGGCATTCCCGGCCAATCCCCAGTGACCATCACCCCCGCCGCCGTGCGCCAGATCCGCAAGCTGATGGAGCGTGACAATCGCTTCGGGCTCAAGATCGGCATCAAAAAGGGCGGCTGCGCGGGCATGGAATACACCATGGACTATGTCGATGCGGCAGAGACCAACGACGAGGTCGTCGAACAGGACGGCGCGCGGGTGCTGATCGCGCCCATGGCGCAGATGTTCCTGTTCGGCACGGAAATCGACTATGAAACCGCGCTGTTGGAATCCGCGTTCAAGTTCCGCAACCCGAACGTGACGGACGCCTGCGGTTGCGGCGAGTCGATCAAGTTCAAGGATGTCGAAGAGCTGACCGCCGGACAGGACGCTCAGGGGTGA
- a CDS encoding mechanosensitive ion channel family protein, with amino-acid sequence MSLWLLLPATLASAQSDDPWFEVDALNPGLAAAPEWLDRSTPRATMESLLRSARTDPEALSRAHLLDLSDLDPQEQPASGPRLARELVTVIERRAVLDWGQILDRPDALNARQTSSSATAGMKRRSLLVWEIELDGIPVAIRLDRIKPADSDPVWVISRQTVQKIPALYEAYGPSHYERLLPDSLREHAFWRLMWWEVFGLPLLALLAALAGQGTAVTLRRVGRHATRRITTAAFRAARTPMVLAAVALVLAIGTQTVFVFSGRLNTVLTPLIAACFVTAALMLIVNVVEVILDQITGFDEMDLTRQQFDEARTRATRIAAVRRILVIIVFLFGFGIVLASANLFRTYGFSLLASAGALTLILGYAARTILTNILASLQIALNQSARIGDRVVYRDALCHVERINFTYVQLRDWDGTRLVVPVSEFASTTFENWTLKEPEMLRVLKFKLAPEVDIDRLRACFEEVLDTLDQADLDDLDKSAVRVTGQDAYGIDVWFMVPCRDPNSSWDTACLAREALIAHLARIEKEDRVAIFPDVAPPVDPNPPKSAAA; translated from the coding sequence TTGTCTCTGTGGCTGCTCCTGCCAGCAACCCTTGCGTCTGCACAATCCGACGACCCGTGGTTTGAGGTCGACGCTCTCAACCCCGGCTTGGCGGCAGCCCCCGAGTGGCTGGATCGCAGTACCCCCCGCGCCACAATGGAATCGCTCCTGCGCAGCGCCCGCACCGATCCCGAGGCGCTGTCGCGCGCGCACCTGCTGGACCTGTCAGACCTAGACCCGCAGGAACAGCCCGCCAGCGGCCCGCGTCTGGCCCGCGAACTGGTGACGGTGATCGAACGCCGCGCCGTGCTGGACTGGGGCCAGATCCTTGACCGACCTGATGCACTGAACGCCCGCCAGACCTCCAGTTCCGCAACAGCCGGGATGAAACGCCGGTCGCTGCTGGTCTGGGAGATCGAACTGGACGGCATCCCGGTTGCGATCCGCCTTGACCGGATCAAACCGGCGGACAGCGATCCGGTCTGGGTGATCTCACGCCAGACCGTGCAAAAGATCCCCGCGCTTTATGAGGCTTATGGCCCCTCGCACTATGAACGGCTGCTGCCCGACTCACTGCGCGAACACGCCTTCTGGCGGCTGATGTGGTGGGAGGTGTTTGGCCTGCCGCTGCTGGCGCTGTTGGCGGCACTGGCCGGTCAGGGCACCGCCGTTACCCTGCGCCGCGTGGGGCGTCACGCCACCCGCCGCATCACCACCGCCGCCTTTCGCGCGGCGCGCACGCCGATGGTGCTGGCCGCCGTGGCCCTTGTGCTGGCCATCGGGACTCAGACCGTCTTTGTCTTTTCCGGCCGTCTGAACACCGTCCTGACACCGCTGATCGCCGCCTGCTTCGTCACCGCCGCCTTGATGCTGATCGTCAATGTGGTCGAGGTCATCCTCGACCAGATCACCGGCTTTGACGAAATGGACCTGACCCGCCAGCAATTCGATGAGGCCCGCACCCGTGCCACCCGCATCGCCGCCGTGCGCCGCATCCTTGTGATCATCGTCTTTCTGTTCGGCTTTGGCATCGTGCTGGCCTCGGCCAATCTGTTTCGCACCTACGGGTTTTCGCTGCTGGCCTCGGCGGGCGCGCTGACTCTGATCCTTGGCTATGCCGCGCGCACCATCCTGACCAATATTCTGGCCTCGCTCCAGATTGCCCTCAACCAATCCGCCCGCATCGGTGACCGCGTCGTCTACCGCGATGCACTGTGCCACGTCGAACGGATCAACTTCACCTATGTGCAACTGCGCGACTGGGACGGGACCCGCCTTGTGGTTCCCGTCAGCGAATTCGCCTCCACCACCTTTGAAAACTGGACGCTCAAAGAGCCGGAGATGCTGCGCGTGCTGAAATTCAAACTGGCGCCAGAGGTCGACATCGACCGCCTGCGCGCCTGTTTCGAAGAGGTGCTCGATACACTTGATCAGGCCGATCTTGACGACCTCGACAAATCCGCCGTGCGCGTCACCGGACAGGACGCCTATGGCATCGACGTCTGGTTCATGGTGCCGTGCCGCGACCCCAACAGTTCATGGGACACCGCCTGCCTTGCGCGCGAGGCTCTGATCGCGCATCTCGCCCGGATCGAGAAAGAGGACCGCGTCGCCATCTTTCCCGATGTGGCCCCACCCGTCGATCCCAACCCGCCAAAATCCGCCGCCGCCTGA
- a CDS encoding glycerophosphodiester phosphodiesterase family protein has translation MSSFRILSLAALVASPALAESHATPHDAGLTYGVRPAYLISQMEDGALKDKLQSCVAQAPKVSKFSIGHRGAPLMFPEHTEESNRAAAAMGAGILECDVTFTADKELVCRHAQNDLHTTTDIVATDLGQKCTTPFAPASGDQTATAECRTSDLTLAEFMTLKPKMDAADRSATTPEAYLGGTADWRTDLYVDNATLMTHARSIELFDSLGADFTPELKSPSVEMPFDGFSQQDYAQKLIDAYKDAGIDASRVWPQSFNLDDVLYWIEAEPEFGAQAVYLVEWTDGFDEQSADTWLQDFAALKEQGVNYLAPSMNMLLTVEENGDIGASAYALAAKEAGLDLIAWTLERSGPLKTGGGWYYQSVTEAIDRDGDYFEVLDVVAQDVGVIGVFSDWPATVTYYANCMGL, from the coding sequence ATGTCATCCTTTCGCATCCTGTCGCTGGCCGCGCTTGTCGCCTCGCCGGCCCTCGCAGAGAGCCACGCCACCCCCCACGACGCCGGCCTGACCTATGGTGTCCGCCCTGCCTACCTGATCTCTCAGATGGAAGATGGCGCGCTGAAGGACAAATTGCAGTCCTGCGTTGCCCAAGCGCCCAAGGTGAGCAAATTCTCGATCGGGCACCGCGGCGCGCCGCTGATGTTTCCCGAACATACAGAGGAATCGAACCGCGCTGCCGCCGCCATGGGCGCCGGTATCCTCGAATGCGACGTGACCTTTACCGCGGACAAGGAACTGGTCTGCCGTCACGCCCAGAACGATCTGCACACCACGACCGACATCGTCGCAACCGATCTGGGACAGAAGTGCACCACACCCTTCGCCCCGGCCTCGGGCGACCAGACCGCCACCGCAGAGTGCCGCACATCGGACCTGACGCTGGCCGAGTTCATGACGCTGAAGCCCAAGATGGACGCCGCCGACCGCAGCGCGACCACACCAGAGGCCTATCTGGGTGGCACAGCCGACTGGCGCACCGATCTGTATGTCGACAACGCCACGCTGATGACCCACGCCCGGTCCATCGAACTGTTCGACAGCCTTGGCGCGGACTTCACCCCGGAACTCAAAAGCCCCTCGGTCGAGATGCCATTTGACGGGTTCAGCCAGCAGGACTACGCGCAAAAGCTGATCGACGCCTACAAGGACGCCGGGATCGACGCCAGCCGCGTCTGGCCGCAGTCCTTCAACCTTGACGATGTTCTGTACTGGATCGAAGCAGAGCCGGAGTTCGGCGCGCAGGCGGTCTATCTGGTCGAGTGGACCGATGGCTTTGACGAACAGTCCGCCGACACTTGGCTACAGGATTTTGCCGCGCTCAAGGAACAGGGCGTCAACTATCTTGCCCCGTCGATGAACATGCTGCTGACCGTTGAGGAAAACGGCGACATTGGCGCAAGCGCCTATGCCCTGGCCGCCAAAGAGGCCGGTTTGGACCTGATCGCCTGGACGCTGGAACGCTCCGGCCCGCTGAAAACAGGCGGCGGCTGGTACTACCAGTCGGTGACCGAAGCCATCGACCGCGACGGCGACTATTTCGAAGTGCTGGACGTGGTGGCCCAGGACGTGGGCGTGATCGGCGTCTTCTCTGACTGGCCCGCCACGGTGACCTACTACGCCAACTGCATGGGTCTCTGA
- a CDS encoding multidrug effflux MFS transporter: MRPIPTHPPRLSTLVLITILGIVSVNMFLPSLPNMAKAFEITYAQASLSISVFMLVTAVLQVVIGPLSDLYGRRPVLLWSLAIFTLASLGTVLAPDFSTFMVFRVLQSSVIAGNVLSRAIVRDTSPPSEATSRLGTIGMAIALGPMLAPVVGGTLDQVLGWRSTLWVFFVAGAALVWLCWHDLGETNSTRGRGFAAHFRAYPALLSNVGFWSYTFSVGFGMGVFFAYLAATPILAVAVFDLPESVVGALIGLPPIGFVCGSYLSRRFGGRFETAHMVLIGRLISLVGLGLALPIWWLGSGSALSLFVTIPVIGLANGISTPAGMAGAMSVRPDLAGSAAGLSGAVTVGCAAAMTAVSGALIGASADPARMLWLLLGLALLSVLSALPALQARPDPAPQT; encoded by the coding sequence ATGCGCCCCATTCCCACACACCCTCCCCGCCTGAGCACACTTGTCCTGATCACCATTCTGGGCATCGTGTCGGTCAACATGTTCCTGCCGTCGCTGCCGAACATGGCAAAGGCCTTTGAGATTACCTACGCGCAGGCCAGCCTGTCGATCTCCGTGTTCATGCTGGTCACGGCGGTTCTGCAGGTGGTCATCGGCCCGCTGTCCGATCTGTACGGACGCCGTCCGGTGCTGCTGTGGTCGCTGGCGATTTTCACGCTGGCCTCACTTGGCACCGTACTGGCACCCGATTTCTCCACCTTCATGGTTTTCCGTGTCCTGCAATCCTCTGTCATTGCAGGCAATGTGCTGTCGCGCGCCATCGTGCGCGACACCTCTCCCCCGTCCGAGGCCACCTCGCGGCTTGGCACGATCGGCATGGCCATTGCGCTGGGGCCGATGCTGGCCCCGGTGGTCGGCGGCACGCTGGATCAAGTGCTGGGCTGGCGCTCGACGCTCTGGGTGTTCTTCGTCGCCGGGGCGGCGCTGGTCTGGCTGTGTTGGCACGACCTTGGAGAGACCAATTCCACCCGCGGTCGGGGCTTTGCGGCACATTTCCGGGCCTATCCGGCATTGCTGAGCAATGTTGGTTTTTGGTCCTACACCTTTTCCGTTGGATTTGGCATGGGCGTCTTCTTTGCCTATCTGGCCGCCACGCCCATTCTGGCGGTCGCGGTCTTTGACCTGCCCGAAAGCGTGGTTGGCGCGCTGATCGGCCTGCCGCCAATCGGATTCGTCTGTGGCAGCTATTTGTCGCGGCGTTTCGGTGGGCGGTTCGAGACGGCGCATATGGTCCTGATCGGGCGTTTGATTTCTCTGGTAGGGCTGGGGCTCGCCTTGCCGATCTGGTGGCTTGGGTCGGGGTCTGCGCTCAGCCTGTTTGTGACGATCCCCGTCATTGGCCTCGCCAATGGAATCAGCACACCTGCGGGGATGGCGGGGGCCATGTCAGTGCGCCCGGATCTGGCGGGCAGCGCCGCCGGCCTGTCCGGCGCGGTCACGGTCGGATGCGCCGCGGCCATGACAGCGGTCTCGGGTGCGCTGATCGGCGCGTCGGCAGATCCCGCGCGGATGCTGTGGCTGCTCTTGGGGCTGGCACTGCTGTCGGTTCTGTCCGCCCTGCCCGCGCTGCAGGCCCGTCCCGACCCGGCACCGCAAACCTGA
- a CDS encoding SUF system Fe-S cluster assembly protein, with translation MTQQNPQMEGAPLIAPSSTDHPLYDTVVEACRSVYDPEIPVNIYDLGLVYTVDINDQSEVRIIMTLTAPGCPVAGEMPGWVAEAVEPLPGVKHVDVDLTWEPPWGMEMMSDEARLELGFM, from the coding sequence ATGACGCAGCAGAACCCGCAGATGGAAGGCGCTCCTTTGATCGCCCCGTCCAGCACTGATCATCCGCTCTACGACACGGTCGTCGAGGCGTGCCGGTCTGTCTATGACCCGGAAATACCGGTCAACATCTATGACCTTGGACTGGTCTACACCGTCGACATCAACGACCAGAGCGAGGTCCGCATCATCATGACGCTGACCGCACCAGGCTGCCCCGTCGCGGGTGAGATGCCCGGCTGGGTCGCCGAAGCGGTCGAGCCGCTGCCGGGGGTGAAACACGTCGACGTCGATCTGACGTGGGAACCGCCCTGGGGCATGGAAATGATGTCCGACGAGGCACGGCTGGAACTCGGCTTTATGTGA
- the rimK gene encoding 30S ribosomal protein S6--L-glutamate ligase — MDDQQDPLPDMIRFGWEEWVSLPDLGLPALRAKVDTGARTSALHAFDIETFGPATSPKVRFTVHPVPGREDLVIPCSARIVDRRNVTSSNGETESRYVIASTIRVGEESWRIEMTLTDRSTMASRMLLGREALKDHITIVATDRFQQPKLSYDVYSTARVRQAAPNRSLRVAVLSREDNYSTRRMVEEGEARGHTVEVIDTTRCYMAINALSPEVHYDGKRLPRYDAVIPRIGATVTAYGTAVIRQFETIGTFCVNGSEGISASRDKLYAHQLMARHKIGMPNTAFAASPKDTQSLMRLVGTAPMIVKLLESTQGKGVVLAETKKAAESVIDAFRGLKANFLVQDFVKEAAGEDIRCLVIGGKVIAAMKRTGADGDFRSNLHRGGSAKVVRITKEERDAAVRAARAFKLNLAGVDLLRSDTGAKVLEVNSSPGLEGIETATKKNIAEMLYEHIEAKVRPAPVRSIKSMNEE, encoded by the coding sequence ATGGACGACCAACAAGATCCGCTCCCCGACATGATCCGCTTTGGGTGGGAAGAATGGGTCTCGCTCCCCGATCTCGGCCTTCCTGCACTGCGGGCCAAGGTGGACACCGGGGCCCGCACTTCGGCGCTGCACGCCTTTGACATCGAAACATTCGGCCCGGCCACGTCGCCCAAGGTCCGCTTTACCGTGCATCCGGTGCCGGGACGCGAGGATCTGGTGATTCCCTGCTCCGCCCGCATTGTTGACCGCCGCAACGTCACCTCCTCGAACGGGGAAACAGAATCGCGCTATGTCATCGCCTCGACCATCCGGGTCGGCGAAGAAAGCTGGCGCATCGAAATGACGCTGACAGACCGTTCGACCATGGCCTCACGCATGTTGCTGGGCCGCGAGGCGCTGAAGGATCATATCACCATCGTCGCCACGGATCGCTTTCAGCAGCCCAAACTGTCCTATGACGTCTATTCCACAGCACGGGTGCGTCAGGCTGCGCCCAACCGCAGCTTGCGTGTCGCCGTGCTTAGCCGTGAGGATAACTACTCCACCCGCCGCATGGTCGAAGAGGGCGAGGCGCGTGGCCATACGGTCGAGGTGATCGACACCACCCGCTGTTACATGGCCATCAACGCCCTTTCGCCAGAGGTGCACTACGATGGCAAGCGGCTGCCGCGCTACGATGCGGTGATCCCGCGCATCGGGGCCACCGTCACGGCCTACGGCACGGCCGTCATTCGCCAGTTTGAGACCATCGGCACCTTTTGCGTCAACGGCTCCGAAGGTATCTCGGCTTCCCGTGACAAGCTCTACGCGCATCAGTTGATGGCGCGGCACAAGATCGGCATGCCCAACACCGCCTTTGCCGCCTCGCCCAAGGACACCCAGTCGCTGATGCGGCTGGTGGGCACCGCGCCGATGATCGTCAAGCTGCTGGAATCGACGCAAGGCAAGGGCGTCGTGCTGGCCGAAACCAAAAAGGCCGCCGAATCCGTCATCGACGCTTTTCGTGGACTGAAGGCCAACTTTCTGGTGCAGGATTTCGTCAAGGAAGCCGCGGGTGAAGACATTCGCTGTCTGGTGATCGGCGGCAAGGTCATCGCGGCCATGAAACGCACCGGGGCCGATGGGGACTTTCGCTCCAACCTGCATCGCGGCGGTTCAGCCAAGGTGGTCCGGATCACCAAGGAAGAGCGCGATGCAGCGGTGCGCGCGGCGCGGGCGTTCAAGCTCAATCTGGCGGGCGTGGACCTGCTGCGCTCGGACACCGGCGCCAAGGTACTAGAGGTCAATTCCAGCCCCGGCCTCGAAGGAATCGAAACCGCGACCAAGAAGAATATCGCCGAAATGCTGTATGAACATATCGAGGCCAAGGTCCGCCCTGCGCCGGTACGCTCGATCAAAAGCATGAACGAAGAGTAG
- a CDS encoding polysaccharide deacetylase family protein translates to MSHFSRRTFLSAGTAALALSRPDTLWAAPQIALPQDMVSKDWVTVTAVNTASPVVAMTFDDGPHPTLTPRLLDMLKARGLRATFYLIGRRVVTWPDIVKRIADEGHEIGNHSWSHPNLAGYSDSYVLNQIDRTSDAIFKVTGRPPVTFRPPYGAFTHRQRQMLYRSRSLPTILWSVDPQDWRRPGASVVASRILSHSRPGSVILTHDIQSGTVRAMPQTFDGLTARGLKFGTMSQMMGWPLWQKRNFVSTVASAG, encoded by the coding sequence ATGTCACATTTTTCGCGACGGACATTTCTGTCCGCCGGCACTGCTGCTCTTGCCCTGTCCCGGCCCGATACGCTCTGGGCCGCACCACAGATCGCCCTGCCGCAGGACATGGTGTCCAAGGACTGGGTGACCGTGACGGCGGTCAATACAGCGTCGCCGGTGGTGGCAATGACTTTTGATGATGGGCCGCATCCGACCCTGACTCCTCGACTCCTTGATATGCTCAAAGCCCGTGGTCTGCGCGCCACGTTTTATCTCATTGGTCGCAGAGTCGTCACCTGGCCGGATATTGTCAAGCGGATTGCAGACGAAGGTCACGAGATTGGCAACCACAGTTGGTCACATCCCAATCTGGCCGGCTATTCGGACAGCTATGTCCTGAACCAGATCGACCGCACCTCTGACGCGATTTTCAAGGTGACGGGCCGTCCACCCGTCACCTTCCGCCCGCCTTATGGGGCCTTTACCCATCGCCAGCGGCAAATGCTGTATCGCTCGCGCAGCCTGCCGACGATCCTGTGGTCGGTCGATCCGCAAGACTGGCGCCGCCCCGGTGCCAGCGTCGTAGCAAGCCGTATCCTGTCGCACTCACGGCCCGGATCGGTGATCCTGACCCACGACATCCAGAGCGGGACCGTCCGCGCCATGCCCCAGACCTTTGACGGTCTGACGGCGCGCGGCCTGAAATTTGGCACCATGAGCCAGATGATGGGATGGCCGCTCTGGCAGAAGCGTAATTTTGTCAGCACGGTCGCCTCGGCGGGATGA